In a single window of the Micromonospora sp. WMMD1155 genome:
- a CDS encoding zf-HC2 domain-containing protein → MTDTSQGIVRRDATDSAHRMDVRVRRNRTGPGGDHPIMWCERWREILSAQLDGEETGPQGAAVGRHLDACPNCRRWHDRAADISRRARIRLVGPPPELTVLLASLPVSQAAQRRRNGPARRRMVAVLRAALGTLGAVQVMLGLAQVGRGAADGHLPGGQHLWHESAAWNIAVGAGFVVVAVRRSAAADMVPLLTAFVATLVLLSVNDMLTSTVAVQRLTNHSVLLAGYAITLLLTRHGCHGDGPLPSRRQAGSRWQLRLRVEDDSAPSRRLSPPDPSARAAQPGAALTREPRAGNDTRITGVNATTSEGTCET, encoded by the coding sequence GTGACCGACACGAGTCAGGGCATCGTTCGGCGTGACGCCACCGACAGCGCGCATCGAATGGATGTGCGGGTGCGCCGGAACCGCACCGGACCGGGGGGCGACCACCCGATCATGTGGTGTGAGCGGTGGCGCGAGATCCTGTCGGCGCAGCTCGACGGCGAGGAGACCGGCCCGCAGGGGGCTGCTGTGGGCAGGCACCTCGATGCGTGTCCGAACTGCCGGCGTTGGCACGACCGGGCGGCGGACATCAGCCGGCGGGCCCGGATCCGACTGGTGGGTCCCCCTCCCGAGCTGACCGTGCTCCTGGCGTCCCTGCCCGTGTCCCAAGCAGCACAGCGCCGCAGGAACGGGCCGGCGCGGCGACGAATGGTGGCAGTGCTACGCGCGGCGCTGGGAACGCTCGGGGCGGTGCAGGTGATGCTGGGGCTCGCGCAGGTCGGCCGGGGCGCCGCTGATGGGCACCTGCCCGGCGGGCAACATCTGTGGCACGAGTCCGCGGCCTGGAACATCGCTGTCGGCGCCGGGTTCGTGGTCGTCGCGGTGCGACGATCCGCGGCGGCGGACATGGTGCCCCTGCTGACAGCCTTTGTCGCCACGCTCGTCCTGCTGTCGGTCAACGACATGCTCACCTCGACGGTGGCGGTGCAGCGCCTGACAAACCACTCGGTCCTGCTCGCCGGCTACGCCATCACCCTGCTCCTGACGCGGCACGGGTGCCACGGCGACGGGCCGCTGCCGTCCCGGCGGCAGGCGGGATCACGGTGGCAGCTTCGCCTACGCGTGGAAGACGACTCCGCGCCGTCGCGGCGCTTGTCACCGCCGGATCCCTCGGCGCGCGCGGCGCAGCCGGGAGCCGCCTTAACCCGCGAGCCACGGGCGGGCAACGACACCCGCATCACCGGTGTGAACGCAACGACTTCGGAGGGCACATGCGAGACATAG
- a CDS encoding DUF3105 domain-containing protein: MTAVSVLVVSIIGYAAISTWQGTRPWADRLTALAGVTDYASQKPAWLTSEHKSGPLTYEVTPSVGGSHNTAWQNCTGDVYDAPIAAEHATHSMEHGAVWITYRPDLPAEQVQRLAERVRGVDYMMLSPHDALDAPISLQAWGYRLTVPSADDEQIDEFIRSARLNAGPEQGATCSGGITATGTTPRELPQQGQPGQQGQPGQQEQR, translated from the coding sequence GTGACGGCTGTCAGCGTCCTGGTCGTGTCCATCATCGGCTACGCCGCAATCAGCACCTGGCAAGGCACCCGACCGTGGGCCGACCGCCTGACCGCCCTAGCTGGCGTCACGGACTACGCCTCGCAGAAGCCGGCATGGTTGACCAGCGAACACAAGAGCGGGCCACTGACCTACGAGGTGACTCCCTCGGTCGGCGGCAGCCACAACACCGCCTGGCAGAACTGCACCGGCGACGTCTACGACGCGCCGATCGCCGCCGAGCACGCCACCCACAGCATGGAACACGGCGCGGTGTGGATCACCTACCGGCCCGACCTCCCCGCCGAGCAGGTGCAGCGCCTGGCCGAGCGAGTCCGCGGCGTCGACTACATGATGCTCAGCCCTCACGACGCGCTCGACGCGCCGATCTCGCTGCAGGCGTGGGGTTACCGCCTCACCGTCCCCTCCGCCGATGACGAGCAGATCGACGAGTTCATCCGGTCCGCCCGGCTCAACGCCGGACCGGAGCAGGGCGCGACCTGCTCCGGTGGGATCACCGCCACCGGCACGACGCCCCGCGAACTGCCCCAGCAGGGTCAGCCGGGCCAGCAGGGCCAGCCGGGCCAGCAGGAGCAGCGATGA
- a CDS encoding DUF305 domain-containing protein codes for MSDPQAPPSPQPDPPRRWWPLAGAALVVFALGLAVGLLAPALRTPDDASADAGFARDMATHHAQAVEMAMIVHARTDDPEVATLAMDIALTQQAQIGIMRTWLTQWGLPPTGSQPAMTWMRDMASMDHGDGQPAPAGTMPGLASKAEISQLRESTGGNLNIRFADLMVRHHRGGITMVDAILSAEPRPEVRDLATRMRAGQQAEITALETLRNRLHASAASDAPTD; via the coding sequence ATGAGCGACCCTCAGGCGCCCCCGTCACCGCAGCCGGATCCACCACGACGCTGGTGGCCGCTCGCCGGCGCGGCCCTTGTCGTGTTCGCTCTGGGACTGGCGGTGGGGCTGCTCGCCCCCGCCCTGAGAACACCAGACGATGCGTCTGCCGACGCCGGGTTCGCCCGAGACATGGCGACGCACCACGCGCAGGCGGTGGAGATGGCGATGATCGTGCACGCCCGTACCGATGATCCCGAGGTTGCGACCCTCGCCATGGATATCGCCCTGACCCAGCAGGCGCAGATCGGCATCATGCGGACCTGGCTGACCCAGTGGGGTCTACCACCGACGGGCAGTCAACCGGCCATGACCTGGATGCGCGACATGGCCAGCATGGACCACGGGGACGGGCAGCCGGCACCGGCAGGCACGATGCCGGGCTTGGCCAGCAAGGCCGAGATCAGCCAGCTACGCGAGAGCACCGGCGGCAACCTGAACATCAGGTTCGCCGATCTGATGGTCCGCCACCACCGGGGCGGGATCACTATGGTCGACGCGATCCTGTCCGCCGAACCCCGTCCGGAGGTTCGCGACCTCGCAACACGGATGCGTGCCGGACAGCAGGCCGAGATCACCGCCCTGGAAACGCTGCGTAACCGGCTGCACGCCAGCGCCGCCAGCGATGCGCCCACCGACTGA
- a CDS encoding class I SAM-dependent methyltransferase, translating to MLMNRIESALINSAPRRWLQRWYETPWLLHLGGPLPAGARTLEIGCGPGYGTQLILDRFGAAHVDALDLDPAMINRARRRLARYGDRVRLHRGDAADLRTTLGAGDASYDAVFDFAIIHHIPDWRAALVEIARVLRPGGTFYFDEVTAHALARPTYRLLFDHPTHDRFTAGQFTTACHEVGLHVDPRSFTRIRGDYLIGAARRA from the coding sequence ATGTTGATGAACCGGATCGAGTCAGCACTGATCAACTCCGCGCCACGGCGATGGCTGCAACGCTGGTACGAAACACCGTGGTTGCTGCACCTCGGCGGCCCACTGCCCGCTGGCGCCCGAACCCTGGAAATCGGCTGTGGTCCCGGATACGGCACCCAGCTCATCCTCGACCGCTTCGGCGCCGCGCACGTCGACGCCCTCGACCTCGACCCCGCCATGATCAACCGCGCCCGGCGGCGCCTGGCCCGCTACGGCGATCGGGTCCGCCTGCACCGCGGCGACGCCGCCGACCTGCGCACCACACTCGGTGCCGGTGACGCCAGCTACGACGCAGTCTTCGACTTCGCGATCATCCACCACATCCCCGACTGGCGCGCGGCGCTGGTTGAGATCGCCCGCGTACTGCGTCCCGGCGGCACCTTCTACTTCGACGAAGTCACCGCCCACGCCCTCGCTCGACCCACCTACCGGCTCCTGTTCGACCACCCCACGCACGACCGGTTCACCGCCGGACAATTCACCACCGCCTGCCACGAGGTCGGCCTCCACGTCGACCCGCGATCCTTCACCCGCATCCGCGGCGACTACCTCATCGGCGCGGCCCGGCGCGCTTGA
- a CDS encoding cation diffusion facilitator family transporter, with protein MGAGHDHGQQVMRAGEKHKGRLWAAFALLLAFMLIEAVAAWLTGSLALLSDAGHMFTDVLGIGMALAAITAASRASRDGQRTFGLYRTEVLAALANAVLLFGVAIYVLIEAVRRFAQPPQVLAGPMLAVAVAGLLANIVAFLLLRSGSQESLNVRGAYLEVLGDLFTSVGVIVAAAVIALTDWWYADPIIAVAVGLFILPRTYTLGRAAVRVLVQAAPPHLDVVAVREALRAVDGVADVHDLHVWTLTSGMDVASAHLILKRGAGLAEVLSGSRKLLHDRFSIAHATLQAEPAGADGVCDGSEW; from the coding sequence ATGGGCGCGGGACACGACCACGGCCAGCAGGTGATGCGGGCGGGCGAAAAGCACAAAGGGCGGCTCTGGGCCGCGTTCGCCCTGCTGCTGGCTTTCATGCTGATCGAGGCGGTCGCGGCATGGCTGACCGGTTCCCTGGCGCTGCTCTCCGACGCCGGGCACATGTTCACCGACGTGCTCGGCATCGGTATGGCCCTGGCCGCGATCACCGCGGCGAGCCGGGCCTCCCGCGACGGGCAGCGCACCTTCGGGTTGTACCGGACCGAGGTCCTCGCCGCCCTGGCCAACGCGGTGCTGCTGTTCGGGGTCGCGATCTACGTCCTCATCGAGGCGGTCCGCCGCTTCGCCCAACCGCCACAGGTCCTCGCCGGGCCGATGCTGGCGGTGGCCGTCGCCGGCCTGCTCGCCAACATCGTGGCGTTCCTCTTGCTGCGCTCCGGTTCCCAGGAGAGCCTGAACGTGCGCGGCGCCTACCTGGAAGTCCTCGGAGACCTGTTCACCTCGGTCGGTGTGATCGTCGCCGCAGCCGTGATCGCGCTCACCGACTGGTGGTACGCCGACCCGATCATCGCCGTGGCGGTGGGCCTGTTCATCCTCCCGCGGACCTACACGCTCGGCCGGGCCGCCGTACGGGTGCTCGTGCAGGCCGCTCCGCCGCACCTGGACGTCGTCGCCGTGCGCGAGGCGCTGCGCGCGGTCGACGGGGTTGCCGACGTGCACGACCTGCACGTGTGGACGTTGACCTCCGGGATGGATGTCGCCTCAGCCCATCTGATCCTTAAGCGCGGCGCCGGCTTGGCCGAGGTGCTGTCCGGCTCCCGCAAGCTGCTGCACGACCGCTTCTCCATCGCACACGCCACCCTTCAGGCCGAGCCAGCCGGAGCCGACGGCGTCTGCGACGGCAGCGAATGGTGA
- a CDS encoding copper resistance CopC family protein: MVTFHEELSGRWRRLPDELSAIQGVSVNRPQPFGALGRFGVALCATIAVLLVPAAPAWAHNALRESSPTRDAQVASAPERVNLAFAERLDPQFTTIAVTNADKQPVTAGKPTVSGVRATQPLASGLAAGTYTVAYRVVSVDGHPVQGSYTFTVTTSSVTSPSVAASAGPQAPTPDSAPPAAVPSPAAGTASDDDGSGLGIGVVVALLAALAAGLGLLVWRRRVGRR, encoded by the coding sequence ATGGTGACATTTCATGAGGAACTATCCGGCAGGTGGCGACGACTACCTGACGAACTATCGGCAATCCAGGGAGTTTCGGTGAATCGCCCACAACCTTTCGGAGCTCTCGGCCGCTTCGGGGTGGCGCTGTGTGCCACGATCGCAGTCCTGCTGGTGCCCGCCGCACCGGCGTGGGCGCATAACGCGCTGCGGGAATCCAGCCCAACGCGAGACGCCCAGGTCGCATCAGCGCCCGAACGCGTGAACCTGGCCTTCGCCGAACGCCTCGACCCGCAGTTCACCACGATCGCAGTCACCAACGCTGACAAGCAGCCGGTGACCGCCGGTAAGCCAACAGTGTCCGGGGTTCGCGCCACGCAGCCACTGGCCTCGGGCTTGGCCGCGGGCACATATACGGTGGCGTACCGGGTGGTTTCCGTCGACGGGCACCCGGTGCAGGGCTCGTACACCTTCACCGTTACCACGTCGTCGGTCACCAGCCCTTCGGTTGCCGCCTCCGCCGGGCCGCAGGCCCCCACCCCGGACTCCGCCCCGCCGGCGGCCGTACCGTCGCCCGCTGCCGGCACCGCCAGCGACGATGACGGCAGCGGCCTGGGTATCGGAGTCGTCGTGGCGCTGCTGGCCGCGCTCGCGGCCGGGCTGGGGCTGCTGGTGTGGCGGCGACGGGTAGGGCGGCGATGA
- the ccsB gene encoding c-type cytochrome biogenesis protein CcsB — protein sequence MAALSNQLFVVSVVAYLAAVIAFATAHALRGTDRSRRPALVAAGTSSMPLRPEAPTPARLENHRRAGLGAVMAMVVAALAQAGCLVARAVAAGRVPWGNMYEFIVALTLVGTVAWLALAARRREVRPLGLYVAVGAVILLGVAGLRVYTPAGPLVPALQSMWLAVHVSAAAIASGLFLLGFLAAVALLLRARYDARGAGRPTDLRDTLAMRLPALQPLRRMSFRLHATGFLVWTFAVMAGAVWAEASWGRYWGWDPKETWAFISWVVYAAYLHAQATASVRPTTGAWLAVAGWATMVFNLFAVNLVISGLHSYAGT from the coding sequence ATGGCTGCACTGTCGAACCAACTGTTCGTTGTTTCCGTCGTGGCGTACCTGGCCGCGGTGATCGCGTTCGCCACCGCACACGCCCTGCGTGGCACAGACCGGTCGCGCCGGCCGGCCCTCGTCGCGGCCGGAACGTCCTCAATGCCGTTACGTCCCGAGGCACCAACCCCAGCGCGCTTGGAGAACCATCGCCGGGCTGGATTGGGTGCGGTGATGGCCATGGTGGTGGCGGCGCTCGCGCAGGCCGGCTGCCTGGTGGCGCGGGCGGTAGCTGCGGGGCGGGTGCCGTGGGGCAACATGTACGAGTTCATCGTCGCGCTCACGCTGGTCGGCACGGTCGCCTGGCTGGCGCTGGCCGCCCGCCGTCGGGAGGTTCGGCCGCTGGGCCTGTACGTGGCGGTGGGCGCGGTGATTCTGCTGGGCGTGGCGGGCCTGCGCGTCTATACGCCGGCGGGTCCGCTGGTGCCGGCGTTGCAGTCGATGTGGCTGGCGGTGCACGTCAGCGCCGCCGCGATCGCCTCTGGGCTGTTCCTGCTCGGGTTCCTGGCCGCGGTGGCACTGCTGCTGCGGGCCCGCTACGACGCCCGAGGCGCCGGTCGGCCGACAGATTTGCGTGACACCCTTGCCATGCGGTTGCCGGCGCTGCAGCCGCTGCGGCGGATGTCGTTCCGCTTGCACGCGACCGGGTTCCTGGTGTGGACGTTCGCGGTGATGGCTGGCGCGGTGTGGGCGGAAGCTTCGTGGGGCCGCTACTGGGGGTGGGACCCGAAGGAGACGTGGGCGTTCATCTCCTGGGTGGTATACGCCGCCTATCTGCACGCGCAGGCCACGGCCAGCGTGCGGCCCACAACCGGGGCGTGGCTCGCGGTGGCCGGGTGGGCGACGATGGTCTTCAACCTCTTCGCGGTGAACCTGGTTATTTCCGGGCTGCACTCCTACGCGGGTACGTGA
- a CDS encoding cytochrome c oxidase assembly protein: MNLAAVLRRPVLVPVGGVLVAAGFGAALLRWGGGAVAQTAPGLPDPGATTAWLLPTARLGMQVGAVTTVGLLLAVLLLSPQEDGGSLSALGYRRLRAAAISAGLWSVAAAVALCYTLVDLFGLPASQVLSVRAVLNFATTVPLGQALALSGTLSLVVMIIAVRSLRPSGAVVALPLALAAVIPPVFTGHAASASNHQLAVSGLLLHVLSVTVWAGGLFALAITARGATADLAVAVRRFSPLALACLVAVGASGLLSASVRLTALTDLVDTRYGQLLLVKTAALAAIAVAGLVHRRRAIPALNAGRRLPFLRVAGVETLLFAAAVGTAVALSRTPTPVGGGEEDPVTSLLGFPMPAPMTIGTLASAWLPEPLIIAAAVLAAGLYVAGVWRLHRRGDTWPVARTVTWLAGCAVIVVATSSGLARYGPVLFSIHMAQHLLLMMVAPILLVLAGPLTLALRALPPSTDPRWPGPREWLQSALHSRISRAVTHPVVALTLYVVSLYVLYFTGLYELAVRSHAAHLAMVGHFLVVGYLFFWVVIGIDPAPRRVPHPLKLVLVLISMVLHAFLGVALMQSTTLLAADWWTALARPWGPTPLADQRTAGGIAWSFGELPTIIVMGALVRQWIRADEREARRRDRAADRAEAEGREDGELAAYNRMLADLAERDRQVRG, translated from the coding sequence ATGAACCTCGCAGCTGTCCTACGCCGGCCGGTCCTGGTACCGGTTGGGGGAGTGCTCGTCGCTGCCGGATTCGGCGCGGCGCTGTTGCGCTGGGGTGGCGGCGCGGTCGCTCAGACCGCGCCAGGGCTGCCCGACCCCGGCGCCACCACCGCCTGGTTGCTGCCGACGGCGCGTCTCGGGATGCAGGTCGGCGCGGTCACCACGGTCGGGTTGCTGCTCGCCGTCCTACTGCTGTCCCCTCAAGAGGACGGCGGGAGCCTGTCCGCGCTGGGCTACCGGCGGCTGCGCGCTGCGGCGATCAGCGCCGGCCTGTGGTCGGTCGCGGCGGCGGTGGCGCTCTGCTACACCCTGGTTGACCTGTTCGGCCTGCCCGCGTCCCAGGTCCTCTCGGTCCGCGCGGTGCTCAACTTCGCGACCACCGTGCCGCTGGGCCAAGCATTGGCGCTTAGCGGCACACTGTCCCTGGTCGTGATGATCATTGCGGTCAGGAGCCTACGACCCAGTGGCGCGGTGGTAGCTCTACCGCTGGCCCTCGCGGCGGTCATCCCACCGGTGTTCACCGGCCACGCCGCTTCGGCGAGCAACCACCAGCTCGCGGTGTCCGGGCTGCTGCTGCACGTGCTGTCGGTGACCGTGTGGGCCGGTGGCCTGTTCGCCCTCGCCATCACCGCCCGCGGCGCGACCGCCGACCTCGCCGTCGCGGTCCGCCGGTTCTCCCCGCTGGCGCTGGCCTGCCTGGTCGCCGTCGGTGCCTCCGGGCTGCTGTCGGCCTCGGTTCGCCTCACCGCCCTGACCGACCTTGTCGACACCCGTTACGGGCAGCTCCTGCTGGTCAAGACCGCCGCGCTGGCCGCCATCGCGGTCGCGGGCCTGGTGCACCGCCGCCGCGCGATCCCCGCGCTGAACGCCGGGCGGCGGCTGCCGTTCCTGCGGGTCGCTGGTGTGGAGACGCTGCTGTTCGCCGCCGCCGTCGGCACTGCCGTCGCGCTGTCGCGCACCCCCACTCCCGTGGGCGGCGGTGAGGAAGACCCGGTCACCAGCCTCCTAGGCTTCCCGATGCCAGCACCGATGACCATCGGCACGCTGGCGAGCGCGTGGCTGCCGGAGCCGCTGATCATCGCTGCCGCAGTGCTCGCCGCCGGACTGTATGTGGCTGGGGTTTGGCGGCTGCACCGCCGCGGTGACACCTGGCCGGTAGCCCGCACTGTGACCTGGCTGGCCGGCTGCGCCGTGATCGTCGTGGCCACCTCCAGCGGGCTGGCCCGCTACGGCCCGGTGCTGTTCTCCATCCACATGGCCCAGCACCTGCTGTTGATGATGGTGGCGCCGATCCTGCTCGTGCTCGCCGGACCGCTCACGCTCGCCCTGCGGGCCCTGCCCCCGTCGACGGACCCACGCTGGCCGGGACCCCGCGAGTGGCTGCAGAGCGCCCTGCACTCGCGGATCTCCCGGGCGGTGACCCACCCGGTGGTGGCGCTGACCCTCTACGTCGTCAGCCTGTACGTGCTGTACTTCACCGGCCTGTACGAGCTGGCGGTGCGCTCGCACGCCGCGCACCTGGCCATGGTCGGACACTTCCTCGTCGTCGGGTATCTGTTCTTCTGGGTGGTCATCGGGATCGACCCGGCCCCGCGCCGCGTCCCGCACCCACTGAAACTGGTGCTGGTGCTGATCAGCATGGTGCTGCACGCGTTCCTCGGCGTCGCGCTCATGCAGTCCACCACCCTGCTGGCCGCTGACTGGTGGACAGCGCTGGCCCGGCCGTGGGGGCCCACCCCCTTAGCGGATCAGCGCACCGCCGGGGGTATCGCCTGGTCCTTCGGTGAGCTACCCACGATCATCGTCATGGGCGCACTGGTGCGGCAGTGGATCCGTGCCGACGAGCGCGAAGCCCGCCGCCGTGACCGCGCCGCCGACCGCGCGGAGGCGGAGGGGCGTGAGGACGGTGAACTGGCCGCCTACAACCGCATGCTGGCCGACCTTGCCGAACGCGACCGCCAAGTCCGCGGGTAA
- a CDS encoding DUF1775 domain-containing protein, translating into MRRRYFALAVTMLAGAACAVAIGTPASAHTGVKVSPARAGASNAVVTVNAEAESDDAGVKSVQVFLPDGITAPDVTLLKAPKGWKLSSKAADSYTVGGPAVPVGTDAEHQVRVRQLPNAPQVSFKVLQTYSDGRVDRWIEVPSAGNPEPANPAPTVKLAAAAPPASAAPTTASATPSAAPSSAATDAPATDAPATDAAVTAFPAASDEPAAGNGGLWIGAGVLLAVLAAVGGALYVRQRRRQL; encoded by the coding sequence ATGAGGCGTCGGTACTTCGCTCTCGCAGTCACGATGCTCGCCGGAGCCGCTTGCGCGGTGGCCATCGGCACGCCGGCTTCCGCGCACACCGGCGTCAAGGTCAGCCCGGCCCGAGCAGGCGCGAGCAACGCCGTCGTGACGGTCAACGCCGAGGCCGAATCCGACGACGCCGGCGTCAAATCGGTGCAGGTGTTTCTGCCCGACGGCATCACCGCCCCGGACGTCACTCTGCTCAAAGCCCCCAAGGGGTGGAAGTTGAGCAGCAAGGCGGCCGACAGCTACACCGTCGGCGGACCGGCCGTGCCCGTCGGTACGGACGCCGAGCACCAGGTGCGGGTACGGCAACTGCCGAACGCCCCGCAGGTGTCGTTCAAGGTCCTGCAGACCTACAGCGACGGTCGCGTCGACAGGTGGATCGAGGTCCCCAGTGCCGGGAATCCCGAACCCGCCAACCCCGCGCCCACCGTCAAGCTCGCCGCCGCGGCGCCGCCGGCCAGCGCGGCGCCCACCACGGCCTCTGCCACCCCGAGCGCGGCGCCCAGTAGCGCCGCCACCGACGCCCCCGCCACCGACGCCCCCGCCACCGACGCCGCCGTCACCGCGTTCCCTGCGGCCAGCGACGAGCCGGCCGCGGGCAATGGTGGGCTCTGGATAGGTGCCGGGGTTCTGCTGGCAGTCCTCGCCGCCGTAGGCGGCGCGCTCTACGTCCGGCAGCGCCGCCGCCAGCTGTGA
- a CDS encoding metalloregulator ArsR/SmtB family transcription factor produces MKNGGRVSTRLTDDLAPAAALFRGLADPTRLAILRLLADGELRVVDLTGKLGLAQSTVSAHLACLRDCGLATARPEGRQMFYALARPELLDLLRAAEKLLATSGEAVALCPTYGCTTQDGR; encoded by the coding sequence ATGAAAAATGGGGGGCGGGTCTCGACCCGGCTCACCGATGACCTAGCGCCGGCGGCGGCACTGTTTCGCGGCCTGGCAGACCCGACCCGGTTGGCGATCCTGCGGCTGCTCGCTGACGGGGAACTGCGGGTGGTGGACCTGACCGGGAAACTCGGTCTGGCGCAGTCGACGGTGTCGGCGCATCTGGCCTGCCTGCGCGACTGCGGTCTGGCGACAGCACGCCCGGAAGGGCGGCAGATGTTCTACGCCCTGGCCCGACCGGAACTGCTGGACCTGCTGCGCGCTGCCGAGAAGCTGCTCGCCACCAGCGGGGAGGCCGTGGCGCTGTGCCCGACGTACGGCTGCACGACGCAGGACGGCCGATGA
- the lnt gene encoding apolipoprotein N-acyltransferase codes for MRWYRLEAARSNGPRLSGPVALVAAVAAGFTLWIAFPPYGHWWAAPLGVALLAVSVRRQRVAAAAGLGVATGMTFFVPLLSFTGLQIGWWPWLLLASLQALFLAALGCAAAYTSGLVDRQPWAWPLVTGLLWTAQEALRSRIPFGGFPWGRLAFSQAEAPTLRWAALGGAPLVTFVVATAGGLVAMALWRLIVTSRWPAGRVAALVGAASVVLLLGEVVPTPAANGRSVVVAVVQGNVPRMGLDFNAQRRAVLDNHVDATLDLADDVRAGRRPRPNLVVWPENASDIDPLTNADAATRITEAARTIDAPILVGAVLQGPRPGTVRNAGLVWTAADGPTGIYVKRHPVPFAEYVPMRSLIRRVTPLVDRVRADFVAGSDPGPLDIGGVPVGDVICFEVAYDALVRDGVSRGAQLLAVQTNNATFNHAQASQQLAMVRLRAVEHARPALMASTVGISAFVEPDGTAIDATAMNTSAVLVREVRLASARTLATRLGPAPEAIMVGAALAVLAAAWYRRRAERTHRKPPGRAAS; via the coding sequence GTGCGCTGGTACCGCCTCGAGGCGGCCCGCTCGAACGGTCCGCGTTTGTCCGGGCCGGTCGCGCTGGTCGCAGCGGTCGCCGCGGGCTTCACCCTGTGGATTGCTTTCCCGCCGTACGGCCATTGGTGGGCTGCGCCTCTCGGCGTGGCGCTGTTGGCCGTGTCGGTGCGCCGGCAACGGGTAGCGGCGGCTGCGGGGTTGGGCGTCGCGACGGGCATGACGTTCTTCGTGCCGCTGTTGAGTTTCACCGGGTTGCAGATCGGTTGGTGGCCCTGGCTGCTGCTGGCCAGCCTGCAGGCGCTGTTCTTGGCGGCGCTGGGGTGCGCTGCCGCATACACCAGCGGGCTCGTCGACCGTCAACCGTGGGCGTGGCCATTGGTGACGGGCCTGCTGTGGACGGCGCAGGAAGCCCTTCGTTCGCGGATTCCGTTTGGAGGGTTCCCGTGGGGACGCCTGGCGTTCAGCCAGGCCGAGGCGCCGACGCTGCGCTGGGCCGCGCTCGGCGGGGCGCCGCTTGTCACGTTCGTCGTGGCCACCGCGGGCGGGCTGGTCGCGATGGCATTGTGGCGGCTGATCGTTACCTCGCGTTGGCCGGCGGGACGCGTCGCCGCGCTGGTCGGTGCCGCGAGCGTCGTGTTGCTGCTCGGCGAGGTGGTGCCGACGCCGGCCGCCAACGGACGGTCGGTGGTCGTGGCGGTGGTGCAGGGCAACGTGCCGCGGATGGGTCTGGACTTCAACGCGCAACGCCGTGCCGTGCTGGACAACCACGTCGATGCCACCCTGGATCTTGCCGACGACGTGCGGGCTGGCCGCAGACCACGGCCCAACCTGGTGGTGTGGCCGGAAAATGCCTCCGACATTGACCCGTTGACGAACGCCGACGCGGCCACCCGCATCACCGAAGCGGCGCGGACGATCGACGCCCCGATCCTGGTCGGGGCCGTCCTGCAAGGACCGCGCCCCGGCACGGTCCGCAACGCCGGGCTGGTGTGGACCGCCGCCGACGGTCCGACCGGCATCTACGTCAAGCGTCACCCGGTCCCGTTCGCGGAATATGTGCCGATGCGGAGCTTGATACGTCGGGTCACCCCGCTCGTGGATCGGGTGCGGGCTGACTTCGTCGCGGGCAGCGACCCGGGGCCGTTGGACATCGGCGGTGTACCGGTCGGTGACGTCATCTGCTTCGAGGTCGCCTACGACGCTCTCGTGCGCGACGGCGTGAGCCGGGGCGCGCAGTTGCTGGCTGTGCAGACGAACAACGCCACCTTCAACCACGCGCAGGCCAGTCAGCAACTGGCGATGGTCCGCCTGCGGGCGGTCGAACACGCCCGTCCCGCGCTGATGGCCTCCACCGTCGGCATCTCCGCGTTCGTCGAGCCCGACGGCACCGCGATCGACGCCACCGCGATGAACACCTCCGCGGTGCTGGTTCGCGAGGTCCGCCTCGCCTCTGCCCGCACTCTGGCCACCCGACTCGGCCCCGCACCGGAAGCGATCATGGTCGGCGCGGCGCTGGCCGTCCTAGCCGCCGCCTGGTACCGCCGACGGGCGGAACGGACCCACCGCAAACCGCCCGGTAGGGCGGCCTCGTGA
- a CDS encoding PH domain-containing protein — protein sequence MLRPRRLRWISLAAAAVILAINAFAGLTLSGTTSNGGTLFPADRWAVAGTGVFFAALALVPWRLRVEVDAEYVRVRNLLGDHTVAWALVDRVRFDRRALWASLELTNGEPLPLFAVQVIDGDEAVTAVRRLRQLHAAGRAQSGGPDPDSIGQTPPAPK from the coding sequence GTGCTGCGGCCGCGCCGGCTCAGGTGGATCAGCCTCGCCGCCGCCGCCGTGATCCTCGCGATCAACGCGTTCGCGGGACTGACGCTCAGCGGCACGACCTCCAACGGCGGGACCCTGTTCCCGGCCGACAGGTGGGCGGTGGCCGGCACGGGTGTGTTCTTCGCCGCGCTGGCCCTGGTGCCGTGGCGGCTGCGGGTGGAGGTGGACGCCGAATATGTCCGGGTGCGCAATCTGCTCGGTGACCACACCGTCGCCTGGGCCCTGGTGGACCGGGTGCGTTTCGACCGCAGGGCACTGTGGGCGTCACTGGAGCTGACCAACGGCGAGCCACTGCCCCTGTTCGCGGTGCAGGTCATCGACGGCGACGAGGCGGTGACAGCGGTGCGACGCCTGCGCCAACTTCACGCAGCCGGCCGCGCCCAAAGTGGCGGGCCCGACCCCGACTCGATAGGTCAAACGCCACCAGCACCGAAGTGA